One part of the Pirellulales bacterium genome encodes these proteins:
- a CDS encoding DUF1524 domain-containing protein, which translates to MFLRASTISGLGNEGFDSKKAAIDEPATLETTCQVLKYSTWGKEQIDDRQQQLADLAIGIWSLEVR; encoded by the coding sequence GTGTTTCTTCGCGCCAGTACAATTTCGGGACTGGGCAACGAGGGATTCGATTCAAAGAAGGCGGCAATTGATGAACCGGCAACCCTGGAAACTACTTGTCAGGTACTAAAGTATTCGACTTGGGGCAAAGAACAGATCGACGACAGGCAGCAACAACTAGCTGATTTGGCGATAGGCATTTGGTCACTAGAGGTGCGATAA